In Microbacterium esteraromaticum, the following proteins share a genomic window:
- the rsfS gene encoding ribosome silencing factor — MQSPQTAVEMLQIAARAADAKGGEDLIALNVSEPLPLVDIFLLVTGNSERNVAAIADEIEDQLLEAGHRRVRREGRAESRWVLLDFGDLVVHVFHSEERVYYGLERLWKDCPVVPIELPAPAAGE; from the coding sequence ATGCAATCCCCTCAGACCGCCGTTGAGATGCTGCAGATCGCCGCGCGCGCGGCGGATGCGAAGGGCGGGGAGGACCTCATCGCCCTCAACGTCTCCGAGCCGCTGCCGCTCGTCGACATCTTCCTTCTCGTCACCGGAAACAGCGAGCGCAACGTCGCCGCCATCGCGGACGAGATCGAGGACCAGCTTCTCGAGGCCGGTCACCGTCGCGTGCGCCGTGAAGGCCGGGCCGAGTCGCGCTGGGTGCTGCTCGACTTCGGTGACCTCGTCGTGCACGTCTTCCACTCCGAGGAGCGCGTCTACTACGGGCTCGAGCGTCTCTGGAAGGACTGCCCGGTCGTTCCGATCGAGCTTCCCGCCCCCGCCGCGGGGGAGTGA
- the nadD gene encoding nicotinate-nucleotide adenylyltransferase, giving the protein MHDSTARAPRIGVMGGTFDPIHHGHLVAASEVAHSFDLDEVVFVPTGQPWQKQNVSPSEHRYLMTVIATASNPDFTVSRVDIDRDGPTYTIDTLRDLKAQRPDAELFFITGADAVAQILSWRDHDELWDLAHFVAVSRPGHVLSTDGLPTEDVSQLEVPALSISSTDCRERVADGQPVWYLVPDGVVQYIAKHHLYRSKA; this is encoded by the coding sequence ATGCACGATTCCACCGCTCGAGCACCGCGCATCGGCGTGATGGGTGGCACGTTCGACCCCATCCACCATGGTCACCTGGTCGCGGCGAGCGAGGTGGCGCACTCGTTCGACCTCGATGAGGTCGTGTTCGTGCCCACAGGGCAGCCGTGGCAGAAGCAGAACGTCTCACCGAGCGAGCATCGCTACCTGATGACGGTCATCGCGACGGCATCCAATCCCGACTTCACCGTGAGCCGGGTCGATATCGATCGCGACGGTCCGACATACACGATCGACACCCTGCGCGATCTCAAGGCGCAGCGACCCGACGCCGAGCTGTTCTTCATCACCGGGGCCGATGCCGTGGCGCAGATTCTCAGCTGGAGGGACCATGATGAACTGTGGGATCTCGCCCACTTCGTCGCCGTCTCTCGACCAGGCCACGTGCTGAGCACGGACGGACTGCCCACCGAGGATGTGAGTCAGCTCGAAGTGCCGGCGCTGTCGATCTCATCGACGGACTGCCGAGAGCGCGTCGCCGACGGGCAGCCGGTCTGGTACCTGGTACCGGATGGCGTGGTCCAGTACATCGCGAAGCATCATCTGTATCGGAGCAAGGCATGA
- a CDS encoding glutamate-5-semialdehyde dehydrogenase, translating to MSTSSVTDAPADTALDRLTRAKEASRSVARLTSGEKADLLEAIAAAIESSTARIVEANSRDVERGRADAIGDALIDRLRLDERRVAALAAAVRDVATLPDPVGQVVGGHRMPNGVALEQVRVPFGVVGAIYEARPNVTVDIAALALRSGNAVVLRGGSAARDSNTVLVSVMRQAVEALGHDPEAIQSVDDFGREGAKAMMHARGLIDVLVPRGSASLIETVVTESTVPVIETGAGVVHIVIDESAPMDWARDIVVNAKVQRPSVCNAVETLLVHRQAAPQLVPVIASALLSEGVAIHGDDMVVGLVAGTIPATDEDWATEYLGLEIAIKVVDDLDEALAHIRRYSTGHTESIITTDSRNAERFLAEVDSAVVMVNASTRFTDGAEFGFGAEVGISTQKLHARGPMGLGELTSTKWLARGSGQIRG from the coding sequence ATGAGCACTTCCTCCGTCACCGACGCCCCCGCGGACACCGCGCTGGATCGCCTGACGCGCGCAAAGGAGGCCTCTCGCTCGGTCGCCCGTCTGACCAGCGGCGAGAAGGCCGACCTGCTCGAGGCGATCGCCGCCGCGATCGAATCGAGCACGGCGCGCATCGTCGAGGCGAACTCCCGCGATGTCGAGCGAGGACGGGCGGATGCCATCGGCGACGCGCTCATCGACAGGCTGCGGCTGGATGAGCGGCGCGTCGCGGCCCTTGCCGCCGCGGTCCGTGACGTCGCCACCCTGCCCGACCCGGTCGGTCAGGTCGTGGGCGGGCACCGAATGCCGAACGGCGTGGCTCTCGAGCAGGTGCGCGTGCCCTTCGGGGTGGTCGGAGCGATCTACGAGGCACGGCCGAACGTGACCGTCGACATCGCCGCGCTCGCGCTGCGCTCGGGCAACGCGGTCGTGCTGCGGGGCGGCAGCGCCGCACGGGACTCGAACACGGTTCTCGTCTCGGTCATGCGCCAGGCTGTCGAGGCGCTCGGGCACGATCCCGAAGCGATCCAGAGCGTTGATGACTTCGGACGGGAGGGCGCGAAGGCCATGATGCACGCCCGCGGGCTCATCGACGTGCTGGTGCCGCGTGGCAGCGCCTCTCTCATCGAGACCGTGGTCACCGAGTCGACGGTGCCGGTCATCGAGACCGGGGCCGGCGTAGTGCACATCGTGATCGACGAGTCGGCGCCGATGGACTGGGCGCGCGACATCGTCGTCAACGCGAAGGTGCAGCGACCCAGCGTGTGCAACGCCGTCGAGACGCTGCTCGTGCATCGCCAGGCAGCCCCTCAGCTCGTGCCTGTCATCGCCAGCGCTCTGCTCAGTGAGGGCGTGGCGATCCATGGAGACGACATGGTCGTCGGCCTCGTCGCGGGTACGATCCCGGCCACCGACGAGGACTGGGCCACCGAGTACCTGGGGCTCGAGATCGCGATCAAGGTCGTCGATGACCTCGACGAGGCACTCGCGCACATCCGTCGCTACAGCACGGGTCACACGGAGTCGATCATCACGACCGATTCGCGCAACGCCGAGCGCTTCCTGGCCGAGGTCGATTCCGCTGTCGTGATGGTCAACGCCTCCACGCGGTTCACCGACGGTGCGGAGTTCGGCTTCGGTGCCGAGGTGGGCATCTCGACGCAGAAGCTCCACGCGCGCGGCCCCATGGGCCTCGGCGAGCTGACCAGCACGAAGTGGCTCGCGCGCGGGTCCGGTCAGATCCGCGGCTGA